The genomic region ATCTCTGTTTAATAATAATCTTTTAGTTTGCCTGGAGGACGCTGTAAAGAGTTAATGAAACACCGCAGGCTCCCCCCCTCCCGGGGTTTATTTTATTTCAAATCTTCGCTTTGTCAGCTCCCGCAACAATAAAAAGCAACTCCTCCACAGCAAGAAGGCGTAGGTGTTGTGAAACAAAAAGGCTGTTTATCCCCGGGCTTATGCAGGTAATATCCCATGCTTTCATATAACTCCCCCAACTTACTGTGGGGTTCTATAAGGTATTTATAAAAAATCCCCGCGGTTTGCGGGGATTTCACGTGAAAACTTTTAACCTGATTAAAGCATTTTACTTTTTAGCCTGTCAGCTATATTTTCAAGTTGTTCAAGGGAGTTATACTGGATAACAAGGCTTCCCTTTTTCATACTTTTACCGTACTTAACTTCTACTTTTGTACCTAGGGCTTTTTGTAAGTTGTTTTCAAAATCCACAACTTCAACAGGTCTTTGCGCAGGAGCAGAAGTTTTAACTGTCATTATTTCCCTTGCCGCCTGCTCAGCCTGGCGTACAGAAAATTTGCCGCTTTTAAGTTTGATAAATAATATCTCCCTTTTCTTAAGGTCCGGCACCATAAGAAGCGCCCTGCCATGCCCTTCAGATAAAATTCCCTCTTCCAAAGTTTTTTGTATTTCCTTACTAAGGTCCAACAGCCTTAAGGAGTTCGATATCGCGGCTTTAGATTTACCGCAATAACCCGCTAAATCCGTTTGAGACACATGGAACTTTTGCATAAGACTCTTGTAGCCCAAAGCGGTTTCAATGGGGTTAAGATCTTCCCTTTGAATATTTTCTATTAACGCCAGGGCTGACATTTCCTTATCGCCAAGGCTGGAGTGGACAATAGCTTCTATTTCCGTAAAGCCGGCAAGCTTTGTGGCCCTAAAACGCCTTTCGCCTACAACTATCTCATATTTATTTAAGCCCGCGTCAAAGACAACAACTATAGGCTGCGTAAGCCCGTGCTGTTTGATAGACTCGGCCAGTTCTTTAAGGGTTTCTTCATTAAATGTTCTTCTAGGTTGGAATCTGTTGGGAACAATACTGGTTAAAGGTATTTTTTGTATATTAGCCCCTGCTTTTACCGCCGTATCCTTTGTGCCCAGGACTTCCTGCGTTTGTTTTAAAAGGGCGTCTAACCCTTTGCCTAATGCTTGCCTGCTCATATATTATCCTCCAAAATCATAAGAAGCTGTTGGTATTTTTACTTCTTTTAAGGTTGCCGCGTCCACACCCCTGCGGGTAAGAAACTCCTTAGCTAAGTCCAAGTAAGCCGCCG from Elusimicrobium minutum Pei191 harbors:
- a CDS encoding ParB/RepB/Spo0J family partition protein: MSRQALGKGLDALLKQTQEVLGTKDTAVKAGANIQKIPLTSIVPNRFQPRRTFNEETLKELAESIKQHGLTQPIVVVFDAGLNKYEIVVGERRFRATKLAGFTEIEAIVHSSLGDKEMSALALIENIQREDLNPIETALGYKSLMQKFHVSQTDLAGYCGKSKAAISNSLRLLDLSKEIQKTLEEGILSEGHGRALLMVPDLKKREILFIKLKSGKFSVRQAEQAAREIMTVKTSAPAQRPVEVVDFENNLQKALGTKVEVKYGKSMKKGSLVIQYNSLEQLENIADRLKSKML